One window of Phycisphaeraceae bacterium genomic DNA carries:
- a CDS encoding elongation factor G — protein sequence MAIRNPADIRNIVLTGHGGCGKTTLVERLLFAAGVVKRMGTVEEGNTVSDWTDEEKHHKHSLQPTLVHFEHDGHYVNVIDTPGLADFLGHAVACFPAVETVVVCVDAARGIEPTTRRLMQIAEERNLPRMIVVTKIDHADIDLETLTQNIRETFGSVCLPVNLPTGNGADVINVFEHDGNDAAGDTTDFSSVHEAHKQIVEQVIEVDEELTLQYLEKGEGFDPDKLHDAFEKALREAHLIPICFCSARTGAGAADLMHVIASLLPSPLEGNPRTFLLREAEDSAERAYHPRPDANAPLLAHIFKVSSDKHVGKLGIFRVHQGTLKAKSELFIDADKKPIRIGHVMQRQGKDASEVEAVGPGDLGMVAKIEEVRFNAVLHDTHELDHIRLKPLPLPRPMYGLAVELKNHADEAKFSAAIAKLTAEDPSLVCDRIAATHQTVLRGLGELHLRVVLEKLHQGYGVVVTTSTPKVAYKETIGARADGHCRHKKQTGGSGQFGEVYLRVEPLPADHPEGFEFASEVVGGTVPRQYWPAVEKGVRQVLAGGAVAGYPMTGIRCVLYDGKYHDVDSKEIAFITAGKKAFIEAVGKAKPKLLEPYAKVEITVPSKYMGDIAGHLSTKRGRVQDTQMTSGDICIVTAVAPLGELQNYSNELKSMTAGSGTYAMEYSHDEATPGNIQQQLVAAFKPQHEED from the coding sequence ATGGCAATCCGAAACCCGGCCGACATCCGCAACATCGTCCTCACGGGGCATGGCGGGTGCGGCAAGACGACACTGGTCGAGCGGCTGCTCTTCGCGGCGGGTGTCGTGAAGCGCATGGGCACGGTCGAAGAGGGGAACACGGTCTCTGACTGGACCGATGAAGAGAAGCACCACAAGCACTCCCTCCAGCCCACGCTCGTCCACTTCGAGCACGACGGGCACTACGTCAACGTGATCGACACGCCGGGGCTCGCCGACTTTCTCGGGCACGCCGTCGCCTGCTTCCCCGCCGTCGAGACGGTGGTGGTCTGCGTCGATGCAGCACGGGGCATCGAGCCCACGACGCGCCGGCTGATGCAGATTGCCGAAGAGCGCAACCTGCCCCGCATGATCGTGGTCACGAAGATCGACCACGCGGACATCGATCTCGAGACGCTGACGCAGAACATCCGCGAGACGTTCGGCTCTGTGTGCCTGCCGGTGAATCTGCCGACCGGGAACGGCGCGGACGTGATCAACGTCTTCGAGCACGACGGGAACGACGCCGCGGGAGACACGACCGACTTCTCCTCTGTCCACGAGGCGCACAAGCAGATCGTGGAGCAGGTGATCGAGGTCGATGAAGAGCTGACGCTGCAGTATCTGGAGAAGGGCGAGGGCTTCGATCCCGACAAGCTGCACGACGCGTTCGAGAAGGCCCTGCGCGAGGCCCACCTCATCCCGATCTGCTTCTGCTCGGCCCGGACGGGCGCGGGCGCCGCGGACCTCATGCACGTCATCGCTTCGCTGCTGCCGAGCCCACTCGAGGGCAACCCGCGGACGTTCCTGCTGCGCGAGGCCGAGGACTCCGCCGAGCGTGCGTACCACCCGCGTCCCGATGCCAACGCGCCGCTGCTGGCCCATATCTTCAAGGTGTCGTCGGATAAGCATGTCGGCAAGCTCGGGATCTTCAGGGTCCACCAGGGCACCCTGAAGGCAAAGAGCGAGTTGTTCATCGATGCGGACAAGAAGCCGATCCGCATTGGCCACGTGATGCAGCGCCAGGGCAAGGACGCGTCGGAGGTCGAGGCGGTTGGACCCGGGGATCTGGGCATGGTCGCAAAGATCGAGGAGGTCCGCTTCAACGCTGTGCTGCACGACACGCACGAGCTGGACCACATCCGCCTGAAGCCGCTTCCACTGCCGCGCCCGATGTACGGGCTGGCGGTCGAGCTCAAGAACCACGCGGATGAGGCGAAGTTCTCTGCTGCGATCGCGAAACTCACGGCCGAGGATCCTTCGCTCGTCTGCGACCGGATCGCGGCGACGCACCAGACAGTGCTGCGCGGGCTTGGAGAGTTGCACCTGCGCGTGGTGCTCGAGAAACTGCACCAGGGGTACGGCGTGGTGGTGACGACGTCGACGCCGAAGGTCGCGTACAAGGAGACCATCGGCGCGAGGGCCGACGGCCACTGTCGCCACAAGAAGCAGACGGGCGGCAGCGGGCAGTTCGGGGAGGTCTACCTGCGCGTTGAGCCGCTGCCGGCGGACCACCCGGAGGGGTTCGAGTTTGCGTCGGAGGTCGTGGGCGGCACGGTGCCCCGGCAGTATTGGCCGGCGGTCGAGAAGGGCGTGCGCCAGGTGCTGGCGGGCGGCGCGGTGGCCGGATATCCGATGACGGGCATCCGCTGCGTGCTGTACGACGGCAAGTACCACGATGTGGACTCGAAGGAGATCGCGTTCATCACCGCGGGAAAGAAGGCGTTTATCGAGGCGGTCGGCAAGGCCAAGCCCAAGCTGCTGGAGCCGTATGCCAAGGTCGAGATCACAGTCCCCTCGAAGTACATGGGCGACATCGCGGGCCACCTCTCGACGAAGCGTGGACGCGTGCAGGACACGCAGATGACGTCTGGCGACATCTGCATCGTGACGGCTGTTGCGCCGCTCGGCGAACTCCAGAACTACTCGAACGAACTCAAGTCCATGACCGCGGGGAGCGGCACTTACGCGATGGAATACAGCCACGACGAGGCGACGCCGGGGAACATCCAGCAGCAACTGGTCGCGGCGTTCAAGCCCCAGCATGAAGAGGACTGA